In Egicoccus sp. AB-alg6-2, a genomic segment contains:
- the gdhA gene encoding NADP-specific glutamate dehydrogenase, with amino-acid sequence MLDEKIEPFFDVVVRRNPGEVEFHQAVREVLESLGPVLAKYPEFTEHRILERICEPERQIIFRVAWQDDAGEVQINRGFRVEFNSALGPYKGGMRFHPSVYLGIVKFLGFEQVFKNSLTGMPIGGGKGGSDFDPKGRSDDEIMRFCQSLMTELFRHIGEYTDVPAGDVGVGTREIGYLFGQYKRITNRYESGVLTGKGTGWGGALVRTEATGYGTVFFVNEMLKARGSSLEGRTCLVSGSGNVAIYAAEKVHQLGGRVVACSDSDGVVHDPEGIDLELLKQVKEIERGRVADYAERRGSATFIPRGNIWDLPCDVALPCATQNELTGKDAATLIRNGCVAVAEGANMPTTPEGVRAFHEAGIAYGPGKAANAGGVATSALEMQQNASRDRWSFAHTEGRLEEIMVDIHQTCHDTAEEFGTPGNYVVGANIAGFIRVARAMVALGLV; translated from the coding sequence GGTCGAGTTCCACCAGGCCGTCCGCGAGGTCCTCGAGTCGCTCGGGCCGGTCTTGGCCAAGTATCCGGAGTTCACCGAGCACCGCATCCTCGAGCGCATCTGCGAACCCGAGCGCCAGATCATCTTCCGCGTGGCGTGGCAGGACGACGCCGGCGAGGTCCAGATCAACCGTGGGTTCCGTGTCGAGTTCAACAGCGCGCTCGGGCCCTACAAGGGAGGCATGCGCTTCCACCCGTCGGTGTATCTCGGCATCGTCAAGTTCCTCGGCTTCGAGCAGGTCTTCAAGAACTCGCTCACCGGGATGCCCATCGGCGGTGGCAAGGGCGGGTCCGACTTCGATCCGAAGGGCCGCTCCGACGACGAGATCATGCGGTTCTGCCAGAGCCTGATGACCGAGCTCTTCCGTCACATCGGCGAGTACACCGACGTGCCCGCGGGTGACGTCGGGGTCGGCACACGCGAGATCGGCTACCTGTTCGGGCAGTACAAGCGCATCACCAACCGCTACGAGTCCGGCGTGTTGACCGGCAAGGGGACCGGCTGGGGTGGCGCACTCGTGCGCACCGAGGCCACCGGGTACGGCACCGTCTTCTTCGTCAACGAGATGTTGAAGGCCCGGGGCTCCTCGCTCGAGGGGCGGACGTGCCTGGTGTCCGGCTCGGGCAACGTGGCCATCTACGCGGCCGAGAAGGTCCACCAGCTCGGCGGACGCGTGGTGGCGTGCTCGGACTCCGATGGGGTCGTCCACGACCCCGAGGGCATCGACCTCGAGCTGCTCAAGCAGGTCAAGGAGATCGAGCGGGGACGCGTCGCCGACTACGCCGAGCGTCGGGGCTCCGCCACCTTCATCCCCCGCGGCAACATCTGGGACCTGCCGTGCGACGTCGCGCTCCCGTGCGCGACCCAGAACGAGCTGACCGGCAAGGACGCGGCGACGCTCATCCGCAACGGGTGCGTCGCCGTTGCCGAGGGCGCCAACATGCCGACCACGCCCGAGGGCGTCCGCGCCTTCCACGAGGCCGGGATCGCCTACGGCCCCGGCAAGGCCGCGAATGCCGGCGGGGTGGCGACCTCGGCGCTCGAGATGCAGCAGAACGCGAGTCGTGACCGGTGGAGCTTCGCGCACACCGAGGGGCGGCTCGAGGAGATCATGGTGGACATCCACCAGACCTGCCACGACACCGCCGAGGAGTTCGGCACGCCTGGCAACTACGTCGTCGGCGCCAACATCGCGGGCTTCATCCGGGTCGCCCGGGCCATGGTGGCGCTCGGCCTCGTGTGA